The following are encoded in a window of Cryptococcus gattii WM276 chromosome M, complete sequence genomic DNA:
- a CDS encoding NADH-cytochrome b5 reductase, putative (Similar to TIGR gene model, INSD accession AAW46852.1) has protein sequence MSTIEVLTQKLAPHAGFLGGLVVAAILGLVILFQEKDRKVLDPVEWRSFKLVDKDHLSHNTALYRFALPRASDSLGLPIGQHISVAAEINGKQVVRSYTPTTLDDEKGHFDLVVKTYEKGNISRYLSLLTIGQEVKVKGPKGKFVYTPDMAPHLVMIAGGTGITPMYQIIKSSVKNPRDQTKLSLIYANVQEDDILLKKEIDELQAKSNGRFDVKYVLNNPPEGWTGGVGFVTKEMIEEAMPPSGVGSPNHGEGHKVLMCGPPPMINAMKGHLAQIGYPAPRSVSKLEDQVFLF, from the exons ATGTCCACCATCGAGGTTCTCACTCAGAAGCTGGCCCCTCATGCCGGCTTCCTCGGCGGTCTCGTTGTCGCTGCTATTCTCGGCCTTGTCATCCTCTTCCAGG AGAAGGACAGGAAGGTTCTTGACCCCGTCGAATGGAGGTCTTTCAAGCTCGTTGATAAGGACCACTTGTCCCACAACACTGCTTT GTACCGATTTGCCCTTCCCCGTGCTTCCGACTCTCTCGGTCTCCCCATCGGTCAACACATCTCTGTCGCCGCGGAGATTAATGGCAAGCAGGTTGTTAGGTCTTACACTCCCACTACTTTGGATGACGAAAAAGGACACTTTGACTTAGTTGTCAAG ACTTACGAGAAAGGCAACATCTCCCGATACCTTTCTCTTCTTACGATCGGCCAGGAAGTTAAGGTTAAGGGTCCCAAGGGCAAGTTTGTGTACAC CCCCGACATGGCCCCTCACCTCGTCATGATTGCCGGTGGTACCGGTATCACTCCCATGTACCAGATTATTAAATCCTCTGTCAAGAATCCCCGTGACCAGACCAAGCTCTCTTTGATCTACGCCAACGTCCAGGAAGATGACATCT TGCtcaagaaggagattgaCGAGCTTCAAGCCAAATCCAACGGCCGTTTCGATGTTAAG TACGTCCTCAACAACCCTCCCGAGGGCTGGACTGGTGGTGTCGGTTTTGTCACTAAGGAGATGATCGAGGAAGCTATGCCTCCTTCTGGTGTTGGCTCTCCTAATCACGGTGAAGGTCATAAGGTTTTGATGTGCGGTCCTCCCCCTATGATTAATGCTATGAA AGGCCACCTCGCGCAGATCGGTTACCCCGCTCCTAGGAGCGTCTCCAAGCTCGAGG